In Haliaeetus albicilla chromosome 2, bHalAlb1.1, whole genome shotgun sequence, a single genomic region encodes these proteins:
- the KCNS1 gene encoding potassium voltage-gated channel subfamily S member 1: MVNKTLNYWGPSFEEDVININVGGLRRRLSSSALSKFPDTRLGRLLSCDSEESILQLCDDYDVSAREFYFDRNPGFFLYVLHFYQTGKLHVMEELCVFSFCQEIEYWGINEFFLDSCCSYRYHERKLESRHHNWDEESEVSSVDTSPDEISDINHDLLRYSTLRCGNMRKRLWLTMENPGYSIPSKLFSFVSISVVLVSIATMCIHSMPEYQEVDENGNVLDEPVLHKLEYFCISWFTFEVTSRLLLSPNPRKFFKHPLNLIDIVSVLPFYFTLLVDVTMGSDSELGNLGKVVQVFRLMRIFRVLKLARHSTGLRSLGATLKHSYREVGILLLYLAVGVSVFSGVAYTAEKEEDVGFDTIPACWWWGTVSMTTVGYGDVVPVTVAGKLAASGCILGGILVVALPITIIFNKFSHFYRKQKALEAAVRNSGKKDPEDAESMSSHDRDSEALSESSLGRGSPDRRGLTPGAHPTP; the protein is encoded by the exons ATGGTCAACAAGACCTTAAATTACTGGGGTCCCAGTTTTGAGGAGGACGTTATCAACATCAACGTGGGGGGTCTGAGAAGGCGTCTCAGCTCCAGTGCCCTCTCCAAGTTCCCCGACACCCGCCTGGGACGCCTGCTGTCCTGCGACTCAGAGGAGTCCATCCTGCAGCTCTGCGATGACTACGACGTGAGCGCCAGGGAGTTCTACTTTGACCGAAACCCCGGCTTCTTCCTCTATGTGCTCCACTTCTACCAGACGGGGAAGCTGCACGTCATGGAGGAGCTGTGCGTCTTCTCCTTCTGCCAGGAGATCGAGTACTGGGGCATCAATGAGTTCTTCCTGGACTCCTGCTGCAGCTACCGCTACCACGAGCGCAAGCTGGAGAGCCGGCACCACAACTGGGACGAGGAGAGCGAGGTCAGCAGCGTGGACACGTCCCCCGATGAGATCTCTGACATCAACCATGACCTGCTGCGCTACAGCACGCTGCGCTGCGGCAACATGCGCAAACGCCTCTGGCTCACCATGGAGAACCCCGGCTACTCCATCCCCAGCAAACTCTTCAGCTTCGTGTCCATCAGTGTGGTGCTGGTTTCCATAGCCACCATGTGCATCCACAGCATGCCCGAGTACCAGGAGGTGGATGAGAACGGCAACGTGCTCGATGAACCCGTCCTGCACAAGCTGGAGTATTTCTGCATCTCCTGGTTCACCTTTGAAGTGACTTCCCGCCTCCTGCTCTCCCCCAACCCCAGGAAGTTCTTCAAGCACCCACTGAACCTGATTGACATTGTCTCGGTGTTGCCCTTCTACTTCACCCTCTTGGTGGACGTGACCATGGGCAGTGACTCGGAGCTGGGCAACCTGGGCAAGGTCGTGCAGGTGTTTCGGCTCATGAGGATATTCCGGGTGCTGAAGCTGGCTCGGCACTCCACCGGGCTGAGGTCACTGGGGGCCACCTTAAAG CACAGCTACCGGGAGGTGGGGATCCTGCTGCTCTACCTGGCCGTGGGGGTCTCCGTCTTCTCTGGCGTGGCCTACACCGCCGAGAAGGAGGAAGACGTTGGCTTTGACACCATCCCAGCGTGCTGGTGGTGGGGCACGGTCAGCATGACCACCGTGGGCTACGGCGACGTGGTGCCCGTCACCGTGGCAGGCAAGCTGGCTGCCTCGGGCTGCATCCTGGGGGGCATCCTGGTCGTGGCGCTGCCCATCACCATCATCTTCAACAAGTTCTCCCACTTCTACCGCAAGCAGAAGGCGCTGGAGGCGGCCGTGAGGAACAGCGGGAAGAAAGACCCCGAGGACGCGGAGAGCATGTCCAGCCACGACCGAGACTCAGAGGCTCTGAGCGAGTCCTccctgggcagaggcagccccGACCGCCGCGGTCTGACCCCCGGCGCCCACCCCACACCCTGA